Proteins found in one Solitalea lacus genomic segment:
- a CDS encoding TlpA family protein disulfide reductase, translating into MKNKHLRTWIVSIGLCAILCGIAAIFWYNEWVYNLPTPIPANYHSVDVGERVALNKKITNQEEKPLFLHFYNPECPCSRFNVSHFKSLVQQYGDKVAFAIVVMREDEDYTKEEILSSFGLDLPVYFDNAIAKTCGVYSTPQAVILDADQKLYYRGNYNITRYCTNKKTAFAQLALDSLLNNNSKPVFDELALKAYGCQIPKCTLK; encoded by the coding sequence TTGAAAAACAAACATCTAAGAACCTGGATTGTATCCATTGGATTGTGTGCAATCTTATGCGGTATAGCCGCTATATTCTGGTATAATGAGTGGGTGTATAACTTGCCTACTCCTATTCCAGCGAATTATCATTCGGTTGATGTGGGTGAAAGAGTAGCATTGAATAAAAAAATTACTAATCAAGAAGAGAAACCGCTTTTCTTGCATTTCTATAATCCTGAATGTCCGTGTTCACGCTTTAATGTTTCACATTTCAAATCTCTGGTGCAGCAATATGGAGATAAGGTTGCATTTGCTATTGTTGTAATGCGTGAAGATGAAGATTATACCAAAGAAGAAATACTTAGTTCTTTCGGACTAGATCTACCTGTTTATTTTGATAATGCAATTGCCAAAACATGCGGAGTTTATTCTACACCGCAGGCAGTGATTTTAGATGCTGATCAAAAGCTTTATTATCGGGGTAATTACAACATTACCCGTTATTGTACAAATAAAAAGACTGCTTTTGCTCAGCTCGCCCTAGATTCCTTGTTAAACAATAATTCCAAACCAGTATTTGATGAGCTGGCTTTAAAAGCCTATGGTTGTCAGATACCTAAATGTACTTTAAAATGA
- a CDS encoding sensor histidine kinase, producing MKNENTVALNRPVQLLMLDQNIEEIQERSDRWADYILFMYFFAGLFFATFYNTWSVAIGVGSLSVLAYGIAKFGLPNTKLNQYVFSTVLAVFMAQYIYQMHGMFEMHFTAFIGSAILIMYQNWRLQIPLVVVVVGHHAVFGYLQYTGQTKYFTQLQNMDLMTYFIHVALAAIIFIICGTWAYYIKVYNDNQLQQALEMADLYTEAEAQKEAAIKANSELDKFVYSVSHDLRAPLLSLQGMIEITEAETCEPLTREHMKMMRGGISVLDNFIAEILDYSRNIRKDVKNEYVDLKKLIEEITSNLLYMNGANNKIDVRADVYAYDLFYSDKGRLTVILNNLISNSIRYYDQKSSDPYVKISVTVDKEQARIIVLDNGIGISEEYHQKVFDMFYRVSEKSTGSGLGLFIVKETVEKLTGSITLDSKPGLGTKVVITIPNLAS from the coding sequence ATGAAAAACGAAAACACCGTTGCCTTGAATCGTCCGGTTCAGTTACTAATGCTGGATCAGAACATTGAAGAAATCCAAGAGCGCTCAGATCGTTGGGCGGATTACATCCTATTTATGTATTTTTTTGCCGGACTCTTTTTTGCCACATTTTATAACACTTGGTCCGTGGCCATAGGTGTAGGCAGTTTGTCTGTTTTGGCCTATGGTATAGCTAAATTTGGCTTGCCGAACACAAAGTTGAATCAGTACGTTTTTAGCACTGTGCTGGCCGTTTTCATGGCTCAGTACATTTATCAAATGCATGGAATGTTTGAGATGCACTTTACTGCATTTATAGGAAGTGCCATCTTAATCATGTATCAAAACTGGCGACTGCAAATTCCACTTGTCGTAGTTGTAGTTGGGCACCATGCCGTATTTGGTTACCTGCAATATACCGGACAAACCAAGTATTTTACCCAGTTGCAGAATATGGATTTAATGACCTATTTCATCCACGTCGCATTGGCGGCAATTATTTTTATTATTTGTGGAACCTGGGCATACTACATTAAAGTTTATAACGATAATCAGTTGCAGCAAGCCTTAGAAATGGCTGATTTGTACACAGAGGCTGAGGCTCAAAAAGAAGCCGCCATAAAGGCAAATAGCGAATTGGATAAGTTTGTATATAGTGTTTCGCATGATTTAAGAGCGCCATTGCTTTCATTACAAGGAATGATAGAGATTACAGAAGCAGAGACCTGTGAGCCTCTTACTCGTGAACATATGAAAATGATGCGTGGTGGAATTAGCGTTCTCGATAATTTCATTGCCGAGATTTTGGATTACTCAAGAAATATTAGGAAAGACGTTAAGAATGAATATGTTGACCTTAAAAAGCTTATCGAAGAAATAACATCGAACCTATTGTACATGAATGGTGCAAACAATAAGATAGATGTGAGAGCTGATGTTTATGCCTATGATTTGTTTTATTCAGATAAAGGGCGTTTGACGGTTATCCTAAATAATCTTATCTCAAATTCAATTAGATACTACGATCAAAAGAGTTCTGATCCTTATGTGAAAATCAGTGTTACAGTTGATAAAGAGCAGGCAAGAATAATAGTGCTTGATAACGGTATTGGTATTAGCGAAGAATATCATCAAAAAGTTTTTGACATGTTCTATCGTGTTTCTGAAAAATCAACAGGCTCGGGCTTAGGCCTATTTATTGTTAAAGAAACAGTTGAAAAACTCACTGGAAGCATCACTCTTGATTCGAAACCCGGCTTAGGAACTAAGGTGGTAATTACAATTCCTAACTTAGCGAGCTAA
- a CDS encoding response regulator codes for MENNSFTFEKVMMIDDTEMHRYVASYFIKKHNFSREILEFGMATEALKFFEENQHNPDALPQVILLDIRMPEMDGFQFLEHLKLLPSIAKELICIVLLSSTLDPQDQARAEQNEIVKAFMGKPLDEAKLQEIHRLYKETFPVTVFV; via the coding sequence ATGGAAAACAATTCATTTACTTTCGAAAAAGTAATGATGATTGATGACACGGAGATGCATCGTTACGTGGCTTCTTATTTTATAAAGAAGCATAATTTTTCAAGGGAGATTTTGGAGTTCGGCATGGCTACCGAGGCATTAAAGTTTTTTGAAGAGAATCAGCATAATCCAGACGCACTGCCTCAGGTAATTCTGTTAGATATACGAATGCCAGAAATGGATGGTTTTCAGTTTTTGGAGCATCTGAAATTGTTGCCGTCAATTGCAAAAGAATTAATTTGTATTGTTTTGTTAAGTTCTACCCTAGACCCACAGGATCAGGCTAGAGCTGAACAAAATGAAATAGTTAAGGCATTTATGGGTAAGCCATTAGATGAGGCTAAGTTACAGGAGATACACAGATTGTATAAGGAGACATTTCCAGTCACTGTGTTTGTTTAA
- a CDS encoding HEPN domain-containing protein yields MKKHFSFVCSDQDKALQILIKALVEKYKPERILCFGRVRSSNQSSSCFLASCDQSTYHYFLLMITSESTRIEHQVQDFVNYHFTAGKITILSHGRETIHEAVLKNSRFFSTVSSQGCLLYASDGLFHPTIAPELNPIQTFEKAKKHYEHRFPMAKGFLNAAMETWDSGHYNVAIFILHQVMEQSLAALIRVYIAYRTDIHHLGRLLDLCRCFLTEPDALFPRNTKEEQRLFMLLNNSYSAARYKDSFDVSGQDATLLYEKVGVFLESVEHLCKNQLAAFEKEAKEQKSILEETNSLLEMEVCHG; encoded by the coding sequence ATGAAAAAGCATTTTAGTTTCGTTTGCAGTGACCAAGATAAAGCATTGCAAATCCTGATTAAAGCCCTTGTTGAAAAATATAAACCAGAACGGATTCTTTGTTTTGGCAGGGTTCGATCAAGCAATCAAAGCTCTAGTTGTTTTCTAGCTTCATGCGATCAGTCGACTTATCATTATTTCTTATTAATGATTACATCTGAAAGCACCCGAATTGAACACCAGGTTCAGGACTTTGTGAATTATCACTTCACTGCTGGAAAAATCACTATTCTGTCTCATGGAAGAGAAACGATTCATGAAGCCGTATTAAAGAACAGTCGTTTCTTTTCTACTGTTTCAAGCCAAGGTTGTTTACTGTATGCATCTGATGGATTGTTTCATCCTACTATTGCTCCTGAACTGAATCCTATACAAACCTTTGAAAAAGCGAAGAAGCATTATGAACATCGTTTCCCTATGGCAAAAGGCTTTTTAAATGCTGCAATGGAAACATGGGATAGCGGCCATTACAATGTGGCAATTTTCATTCTGCATCAGGTAATGGAACAGTCATTAGCTGCTTTAATCCGTGTATACATTGCCTATCGTACCGATATTCATCATTTAGGAAGGCTACTCGACCTTTGCCGTTGTTTCTTAACGGAACCGGATGCCTTATTCCCCAGAAACACTAAAGAAGAACAACGTTTATTTATGCTGCTTAACAACAGCTATTCGGCAGCACGCTATAAGGATTCTTTCGATGTCAGCGGGCAGGATGCTACCCTGCTTTATGAAAAGGTAGGTGTGTTTTTAGAAAGTGTGGAACACCTTTGCAAAAATCAACTTGCTGCATTTGAAAAAGAGGCAAAGGAGCAAAAATCTATACTGGAAGAGACTAACTCCCTTTTAGAAATGGAGGTTTGTCATGGCTGA
- a CDS encoding helix-turn-helix domain-containing protein, giving the protein MEASTSTYKSHIGRKISRIREFRGMKQEALALELGVSQQTISKIEQSEEVEEATLEKIAKVLGVPVEGIKNFSDEAVINIIANTVNNHDQAASVFYNPTFNPLDKVVELYERLLQSEREKVELLKGKKD; this is encoded by the coding sequence ATGGAAGCATCAACATCTACATACAAATCCCATATTGGACGTAAGATTAGCCGAATCCGTGAATTTCGTGGAATGAAACAAGAAGCACTAGCTCTTGAATTAGGCGTGAGTCAACAAACGATATCAAAAATTGAACAAAGCGAAGAAGTTGAAGAGGCTACATTAGAAAAAATCGCAAAGGTTTTAGGCGTTCCTGTAGAAGGCATTAAAAACTTTAGTGATGAAGCTGTAATCAACATCATTGCCAATACTGTGAATAATCATGATCAGGCTGCTTCAGTTTTTTACAATCCAACTTTTAATCCATTAGATAAAGTTGTTGAATTGTATGAGAGGCTATTGCAAAGCGAAAGAGAAAAAGTGGAGTTGTTGAAAGGTAAAAAAGATTAG
- the tnpA gene encoding IS66 family insertion sequence element accessory protein TnpA, with product MKKIEQMRLAVQQWKESGLTQQAYCEMIGVKRTTFANWVARCKARTETGFIAITPPTEAVSATLEIIYPNGVRLNASSAPVHLLAELIRLY from the coding sequence ATGAAAAAAATAGAGCAAATGCGCCTAGCCGTGCAGCAATGGAAAGAAAGCGGGTTAACCCAGCAAGCTTATTGTGAAATGATCGGGGTAAAGCGAACTACGTTTGCCAACTGGGTGGCACGATGTAAAGCAAGGACTGAAACAGGTTTTATTGCCATCACTCCCCCAACTGAAGCGGTCTCAGCAACCCTTGAGATCATCTATCCTAATGGCGTACGGCTTAACGCAAGTTCCGCTCCTGTGCATCTCCTTGCTGAACTGATCCGCCTCTACTGA
- the tnpB gene encoding IS66 family insertion sequence element accessory protein TnpB (TnpB, as the term is used for proteins encoded by IS66 family insertion elements, is considered an accessory protein, since TnpC, encoded by a neighboring gene, is a DDE family transposase.): MFSLNSSHRYLLYQGHCDMRKSFDGLCGLVASELKGNATSGDVFVFLNRQRTHIKLLHWEHGGFVLYYKRLEEGTFPASSKGQLSWADLVLMIEGVEVQKSRQLRRYQV; the protein is encoded by the coding sequence ATGTTTAGCCTGAACTCTTCTCATCGGTATTTGCTGTACCAGGGACACTGCGATATGCGCAAATCATTCGACGGCTTGTGTGGCTTGGTTGCTTCGGAGCTCAAGGGGAATGCTACCAGTGGGGACGTCTTCGTCTTTCTAAACCGGCAGCGCACCCATATCAAGCTGCTGCATTGGGAACACGGAGGCTTTGTGTTGTACTATAAGCGCCTGGAAGAGGGGACCTTCCCGGCATCGTCCAAAGGGCAGCTGAGCTGGGCGGATCTGGTGCTGATGATCGAAGGGGTCGAGGTGCAAAAGAGTCGACAGTTACGCCGCTACCAAGTATAA
- the tnpC gene encoding IS66 family transposase, translating into MDMALENLSKENLIALLKEKDTSIERRDAAIESYQKINSSLQEEVDYLKQQVELFKRMQFGQKRERFEGDPAQGVLPFEAPAEAVALQEETIKEQITYTRKSQSAHKGRAALPAHLPVEEVEIYPQGDLSEMVCIGKEVTEELECEPARFFIRRYIRYKYAAKSGEGVTTGELPERVIDKGIPGAGLLAMILTDKYVDHLPLYRQKQRFARENIPIASSTLEGWVKQGLERLEPLFEQLKFDIKAKGYLQVDETTIKVLESDKKGACHLGWYWVYHAPLDGLVLMDYQPTRGAVATKEMLAHFKGYLQSDGYGVYEKIGQRPEVIPVACWAHARREFERALENDKVRAAKALELIQQLYAVERKAKEAQLPADQRKQLRLDEALPVLNELGKWIFAEVKNTLPKSQIGKAMRYAMARWDKLSVYLQDGSLQIDNNAIENAIRPIALGRKNFLFAGTHEAAARAGMIYSFFAICKKNEVNPFGWLKYALENIMTINHKNIRDLYPQNFKKLTEL; encoded by the coding sequence ATGGATATGGCACTGGAAAACCTCTCAAAAGAGAACCTGATTGCTCTTTTGAAGGAGAAAGATACCTCCATTGAAAGGAGAGATGCCGCCATTGAATCCTACCAAAAAATCAACTCTTCCCTTCAGGAAGAGGTCGACTACCTTAAACAGCAGGTTGAGCTTTTCAAGCGAATGCAATTCGGTCAGAAGCGTGAACGCTTCGAAGGCGATCCCGCACAAGGTGTGTTGCCATTTGAAGCTCCGGCAGAAGCAGTGGCCCTTCAGGAAGAAACCATCAAAGAACAGATTACCTATACCCGTAAAAGCCAGTCTGCCCATAAAGGCCGCGCCGCCCTTCCGGCTCATTTACCGGTAGAGGAAGTGGAGATCTATCCCCAGGGTGATCTGTCGGAAATGGTATGCATCGGCAAAGAAGTTACTGAAGAGCTGGAGTGTGAACCTGCCCGGTTCTTCATCCGCCGTTATATCCGCTATAAATATGCTGCCAAAAGCGGTGAAGGGGTCACCACCGGAGAGCTTCCCGAACGAGTAATCGACAAGGGCATTCCGGGCGCAGGCCTGCTGGCCATGATCCTGACCGATAAATATGTGGATCACTTGCCGCTGTACCGACAAAAGCAGCGGTTTGCCCGGGAAAACATCCCCATTGCCTCCTCTACGCTCGAAGGCTGGGTCAAACAAGGGCTGGAACGACTCGAACCGCTCTTTGAGCAACTCAAGTTCGACATCAAAGCCAAGGGTTATTTGCAGGTCGATGAAACGACCATCAAGGTGCTAGAAAGTGATAAGAAAGGAGCTTGTCACCTGGGCTGGTATTGGGTGTATCATGCTCCACTGGACGGACTGGTCCTGATGGACTATCAGCCTACTCGCGGTGCAGTAGCTACCAAAGAAATGCTGGCGCACTTTAAGGGGTATCTCCAAAGTGATGGCTACGGCGTATACGAAAAAATAGGCCAGCGGCCCGAGGTCATCCCGGTAGCCTGCTGGGCGCATGCCCGAAGGGAATTTGAACGGGCACTGGAAAACGATAAGGTCAGGGCCGCTAAAGCACTCGAGTTGATCCAGCAGCTCTACGCGGTGGAGCGCAAAGCTAAAGAAGCACAGCTGCCGGCCGATCAACGCAAGCAATTACGTCTGGATGAAGCACTTCCGGTACTCAACGAGCTCGGTAAATGGATCTTCGCCGAGGTAAAAAACACCTTGCCCAAAAGCCAGATTGGAAAGGCGATGCGCTATGCCATGGCACGATGGGATAAGCTCAGCGTGTATCTCCAGGATGGCAGCCTGCAGATCGACAATAATGCCATCGAGAATGCCATACGCCCCATCGCTTTGGGACGCAAAAACTTTTTGTTTGCAGGAACGCATGAGGCTGCTGCGCGGGCGGGGATGATCTATTCGTTCTTTGCCATCTGCAAGAAAAATGAGGTCAATCCTTTCGGGTGGTTAAAATACGCACTGGAAAACATCATGACCATCAACCACAAGAATATCCGGGACCTCTATCCCCAGAACTTTAAGAAATTAACTGAACTTTAA
- a CDS encoding AAA family ATPase, with the protein MNIKTVSIKHFRGIEDLPPFHLKNLSMLVGNNGTSKTSILEAINFALSPSFLSGRIKHTDFFKGQEHPIEITLEFQTPFKVMLPDGFQKQEVDCNKVYLKVKKRDRAGNGKAFSDIVVVEHYVVPVAPRTTDKGWEIDRKNRSKFKFDHRLLTYPVETEGLPRSYYYGKNREKQIQKGFNSSISSVYDDFNWRFIKEVRKENEVTFDVTTPDFFARKQAIENEIIQKIDEKAIEKTFNSLNKKLDDLGIANIGISFFDGNAPFDTAYLNQKLEGLEIPVTQLGSGIEMIISLLFLETLASLSKENFIVIIDEPELHLHPTLQNKFIAYLIGLSANNQVLLSTHSPYFFKNSITNQNIELLISSKDTGEVIVENTGANFGLFPWSPSWGEINYQAYNLPYPPDEPRLLKFS; encoded by the coding sequence ATGAATATAAAAACAGTTTCTATAAAACATTTCAGAGGTATTGAGGACTTACCTCCATTCCACTTGAAAAATCTATCGATGTTGGTTGGCAACAACGGTACCTCAAAAACTTCAATTTTAGAAGCTATTAACTTTGCATTATCTCCAAGTTTTTTGTCAGGAAGAATTAAACACACGGACTTTTTTAAAGGACAAGAACACCCAATAGAAATAACTTTAGAATTTCAGACACCTTTCAAAGTAATGCTTCCTGACGGTTTTCAAAAGCAAGAAGTTGATTGCAACAAAGTCTATTTGAAAGTAAAAAAGCGTGACAGAGCTGGTAATGGTAAGGCATTTTCAGACATAGTAGTGGTTGAACATTACGTTGTCCCTGTTGCACCTCGTACCACTGATAAGGGTTGGGAGATAGATAGAAAAAATCGATCAAAGTTTAAGTTTGATCACAGGCTTTTGACCTATCCAGTTGAAACAGAAGGACTTCCGAGAAGTTATTACTACGGAAAAAATCGTGAGAAGCAAATTCAAAAAGGCTTTAACTCATCCATCTCATCCGTTTATGACGATTTTAATTGGCGTTTTATAAAAGAAGTTAGAAAAGAAAATGAGGTAACATTTGATGTTACCACGCCAGACTTTTTTGCTAGAAAACAAGCTATTGAAAATGAAATAATCCAAAAAATTGACGAAAAGGCAATTGAAAAAACATTCAATAGTTTAAACAAAAAACTGGACGATTTAGGGATTGCAAATATTGGAATTTCATTCTTTGACGGAAATGCACCATTTGACACGGCATACCTTAATCAAAAACTCGAAGGATTAGAAATTCCTGTTACACAACTTGGTTCAGGAATCGAAATGATAATTTCACTTTTATTTCTTGAAACTTTAGCCTCTTTATCAAAAGAAAACTTCATTGTAATTATTGACGAACCTGAATTGCATTTGCATCCGACACTACAAAACAAGTTTATAGCTTATCTGATCGGGCTTTCTGCGAATAATCAGGTTTTACTATCAACTCACTCACCTTACTTTTTCAAAAATAGTATCACAAATCAAAATATTGAATTGCTAATTTCAAGTAAGGACACTGGGGAAGTGATTGTTGAAAATACAGGAGCAAACTTTGGTCTATTTCCGTGGAGCCCATCTTGGGGTGAAATAAATTATCAAGCATATAATTTACCGTATCCGCCCGACGAACCCCGTCTTTTAAAGTTCAGTTAA
- a CDS encoding HNH endonuclease: MTDGDKKRRAIFDKFADNLKLLIDIGILQGITPKYDRTYICPICKDHFSVDALNQSIVNPLTLEDAPPKSLGGKANILTCKTCNNSCGQKIDYHLTERMRELDHSQFLPKTVFNAKFEQNGMVVQGTIRIEEDGTITAIHKNKTNQPSKLATFIKSILPNRIINLIFLKKQVDPFRLQLALLKSGFLLTFSKYGYAFILNESYDRIRQQLRNPDEQIYPTEFWFQPPYPREIYGVPFIIEQGLEAILPIFPLTTISCERPFATIIPLAFKPVEETIAELKNRFKQTSQFVVTMDPMGPDTDYLTNVEAITKMMNWIDGKTNNKNHSV, translated from the coding sequence ATGACTGACGGAGATAAAAAAAGACGAGCCATTTTTGATAAGTTTGCCGACAACTTAAAACTGTTGATTGACATTGGCATTCTGCAAGGAATTACTCCAAAGTATGACAGGACATATATCTGTCCAATTTGTAAAGACCATTTTTCAGTTGACGCATTAAATCAAAGCATAGTAAACCCTCTGACTTTAGAAGATGCTCCACCGAAATCACTTGGTGGTAAAGCAAATATTTTGACTTGCAAGACATGTAACAATTCTTGCGGACAAAAAATTGATTACCATTTGACAGAAAGAATGAGAGAACTTGACCATTCTCAATTTTTGCCTAAAACCGTGTTCAATGCAAAGTTTGAGCAAAACGGAATGGTTGTTCAAGGCACAATTAGAATCGAGGAAGACGGAACAATTACAGCAATTCACAAAAACAAAACAAACCAACCGTCTAAACTTGCTACATTTATTAAATCAATTCTTCCGAACAGAATTATAAACTTGATTTTTTTGAAAAAACAAGTTGACCCATTTAGATTGCAATTGGCATTACTTAAATCAGGTTTCTTACTAACTTTTTCCAAGTATGGTTATGCATTTATTCTTAATGAATCTTATGATCGTATTAGACAGCAGTTAAGAAATCCTGACGAACAAATTTATCCGACAGAATTTTGGTTTCAACCACCGTATCCAAGAGAAATTTATGGTGTTCCATTTATTATTGAGCAAGGACTTGAGGCAATCTTACCTATTTTTCCATTGACAACTATCAGTTGTGAAAGACCTTTCGCCACAATAATCCCCTTGGCATTTAAACCAGTTGAAGAAACGATTGCAGAACTTAAAAACCGATTCAAACAGACAAGTCAATTCGTAGTGACAATGGATCCCATGGGACCGGACACCGACTACTTGACAAATGTAGAAGCAATAACTAAAATGATGAATTGGATTGATGGAAAAACAAACAATAAAAATCATTCAGTATAA
- a CDS encoding IS110 family transposase: MEQESIPMEVVNAHAAGVDVGSRSHWVAVGQQPEEVREFGVYNQDLFAMAQWLGEKKVKTVAMESTGTYWQNLYAVLIAKGFQVVLCNGKFTKNIKGKKTDVKDCQWIQKLHTLGLLNSSFLPDEATEQLRTYCRHRSNLLHQAASTSKKMQKYLRLLNLRLDVVVNDICGLTGLSIIRAICQGESNPQKLASLRHGNCRKSEHELALALQSNGRADYLFALQQELETYDYLQEKVLQCDVKIGEQLEKIIGNDPNKNQHQLPPKIYKRINKNSPKDIDLNLKSYQMFEGVDLLAIEGMSYSTVLSLMSEVGLAGIRKFGNAKQFASWLRLAPNNKVSGGKVLSSKVPKGSNRLKIALRNAANAIGNLKDSTPLRDFFQRISFRKGRVSAISATARKLAVIIWNLLIKGATYINPAGYLFLDQKRKLGMVKRIRKQIDKFGLTNEELGFNSL; the protein is encoded by the coding sequence ATGGAACAGGAATCGATTCCAATGGAAGTGGTCAATGCTCATGCGGCAGGAGTCGACGTGGGCAGCCGGTCGCACTGGGTGGCTGTGGGACAACAGCCGGAAGAGGTCAGGGAATTTGGGGTGTATAACCAGGATCTCTTTGCCATGGCCCAGTGGCTCGGGGAGAAAAAAGTCAAAACAGTAGCGATGGAAAGTACAGGCACCTATTGGCAAAACCTTTATGCCGTACTCATAGCCAAAGGCTTTCAGGTCGTGTTGTGCAACGGAAAATTCACCAAGAACATTAAAGGGAAAAAGACGGATGTAAAAGATTGCCAGTGGATCCAGAAGCTGCACACGCTGGGCTTGTTAAACAGCAGCTTTTTACCCGATGAAGCGACCGAGCAACTGCGCACCTACTGTCGTCACCGATCCAACTTACTTCATCAGGCGGCCTCTACCTCCAAAAAAATGCAGAAATACCTTCGATTGCTCAACTTGCGACTGGATGTGGTGGTCAATGACATTTGCGGACTTACCGGCTTAAGCATCATTCGAGCCATTTGCCAAGGTGAATCCAATCCGCAAAAGCTAGCTTCCCTGCGACATGGCAACTGCCGAAAAAGTGAACACGAACTTGCCCTGGCCCTGCAAAGCAACGGCAGAGCCGATTACCTCTTTGCCTTGCAGCAGGAACTGGAGACTTATGATTACCTGCAGGAGAAGGTGCTGCAATGTGACGTAAAAATAGGCGAGCAGCTTGAAAAGATTATTGGCAATGACCCCAATAAAAACCAGCATCAACTCCCCCCTAAAATCTATAAACGCATTAATAAAAACAGCCCAAAAGACATTGACTTGAATCTGAAGTCCTATCAAATGTTCGAGGGAGTGGATTTACTGGCCATCGAAGGAATGAGTTATTCAACGGTACTTTCCTTAATGAGCGAAGTTGGTTTAGCAGGCATTCGGAAGTTTGGCAATGCCAAGCAATTTGCCAGCTGGTTGCGCCTGGCGCCCAACAACAAGGTGAGCGGGGGGAAGGTACTCTCAAGCAAAGTGCCCAAGGGAAGTAACCGGCTAAAAATAGCCTTGCGAAATGCAGCCAATGCCATTGGCAACCTGAAAGACTCCACACCCTTAAGGGATTTTTTTCAACGGATCAGTTTCCGAAAGGGACGTGTGTCGGCCATCAGCGCTACTGCCAGAAAGCTGGCCGTGATTATCTGGAACTTACTGATTAAAGGAGCCACTTACATTAACCCAGCAGGTTACCTGTTTTTGGATCAGAAAAGAAAACTGGGCATGGTGAAACGGATTCGGAAACAAATTGATAAATTCGGCCTGACTAATGAAGAATTGGGCTTTAATAGCCTTTAA